One genomic window of Equus caballus isolate H_3958 breed thoroughbred chromosome 6, TB-T2T, whole genome shotgun sequence includes the following:
- the EMP1 gene encoding epithelial membrane protein 1: MLVLLAGIFVVHIATVVMLFVSTIANVWVVANDGSSSLGLWKNCSNGVCDPLSYGGEGALKSVQAFMILSIIFSVVSLVVFVFQLFTMEKGNCFFLSGAVMLVCWLCVLIGVSIYTHHYSYEGGFHHGYCFILGWICFCFSFIIGVLYLVLRKK, encoded by the exons ATGCTGGTATTACTGGCTGGTATCTTTGTGGTCCACATCGCCACTGTCGTTATGTTATTTGTTTCCACCATTGCCAAT GTCTGGGTGGTTGCAAATGACGGATCATCATCATTAGGTCTTTGGAAAAACTGTAGCAATGGTGTCTGCGATCCTTTATCATATGGCGGGGAAG GCGCCCTCAAGTCAGTGCAGGCCTTCATGATCCTCTCCATCATCTTCTCTGTCGTCTCTCTCGTGGTCTTCGTGTTCCAGCTCTTcaccatggagaaaggaaactgcTTCTTCCTCTCGGGGGCCGTCATGCTGGTGTGCT GGCTGTGTGTTCTGATTGGGGTATCCATCTACACTCATCATTACTCATACGAAGGCGGTTTCCACCACGGCTATTGCTTCATTCTGGGCTGGATCTGCTTCTGCTTTAGCTTCATCATTGGCGTTCTCTATCTGGTCCTGAGGAAGAAATAA